In Helianthus annuus cultivar XRQ/B chromosome 8, HanXRQr2.0-SUNRISE, whole genome shotgun sequence, a single genomic region encodes these proteins:
- the LOC110869413 gene encoding adhesive plaque matrix protein-like, which yields MPPRVRGRGKGPMRGGPSSAGPSHRRTPSASFSTSDSRDLWGQPIEPARHSASLSSSPSFHPSFGPFAPHEPQHSHHSQQSHHSQESYHSHHSLQSHSFHHSESLYSPGQFNPADYVNDFLGYNPLGPEDHFPQEMETDDDPDPEMQTGTPGHPISISSGSSFQGSPYSGPDSFQEKMATYDWFFTPSYHSSPSQPPLDDPQLQAISPPPLPVEEPPQQPPPPPEPPRQKRNARMSVRGGPRFSSPRGSSPYPPIPEDPQLGGPSNMAPEANPPQASHAPSQPPEGFDNPIPTYPDPFGYNPFENPTGYPSDYVSQDPYLTAAQYHHLYPSSYPSMHPTVFPGPSYQQPSYQPPPSQQLQQQQQTQEILERLDKVENKAKKNKERHNSFMKGLANLIKGKKK from the coding sequence ATGCCTCCAAGAGTTCGAGGACGTGGCAAGGGTCCTATGCGTGGAGGACCATCATCAGCAGGACCGTCCCATAGGCGCACTCCATCAGCGTCTTTCTCCACCTCTGATTCTCGTGACTTGTGGGGTCAGCCAATTGAGCCAGCAAGGCATTCTGCCTCGCTAAGCTCATCACCTTCTTTTCACCCGTCCTTTGGACCTTTTGCTCCTCATGAACCCCAACATTCGCATCACTCTCAACAATCTCACCACTCTCAAGAATCCTACCATTCGCATCATTCGTTGCAATCCCACTCTTTTCACCATTCCGAGTCTCTATACTCTCCGGGACAGTTCAACCCAGCTGATTATGTCAACGACTTTCTTGGCTATAACCCATTGGGCCCTGAAGACCATTTTCCTCAGGAAATGGAAACGGATGATGACCCCGATCCTGAAATGCAAACAGGAACCCCGGGTCACCCTATTAGTATATCTAGTGGGTCTTCGTTTCAGGGATCACCATACAGTGGACCTGACTCATTCCAGGAGAAAATGGCTACCTACGACTGGTTCTTTACCCCATCTTACCATAGCTCTCCATCCCAACCACCATTGGATGACCCACAACTTCAAGCTATCTCTCCACCACCACTTCCGGTGGAGGAGCCACCGCAGCAGCCACCGCCGCCTCCTGAGCCTCCGAGGCAAAAGAGGAACGCTCGCATGTCCGTGAGAGGAGGACCCCGTTTTAGTTCTCCTCGTGGTTCGAGTCCCTATCCCCCTATTCCAGAGGACCCCCAGTTGGGTGGACCCTCAAATATGGCACCGGAGGCAAATCCTCCGCAAGCCTCTCATGCACCATCTCAGCCACCAGAGGGATTTGATAACCCGATCCCGACGTACCCAGATCCTTTCGGGTACAATCCTTTTGAGAACCCAACGGGATACCCCTCAGATTATGTGTCTCAAGATCCATATCTTACTGCTGCTCAATACCATCACCTTTATCCTTCTTCTTACCCTTCTATGCATCCAACGGTGTTTCCAGGTCCAAGTTACCAACAACCGTCCTACCAGCCGCCTCCTTCCCAACAACTTCAGCAACAGCAGCAAACCCAGGAAATCCTGGAAAGGCTAGATAAAGTTGAAAACAAGGCTAAGAAGAATAAGGAAAGACATAATAGCTTTATGAAAGGCCTTGCGAACCTTATTAAAGGGAAGAAAAAGTAG